The Blautia hydrogenotrophica DSM 10507 genome window below encodes:
- the ilvA gene encoding threonine ammonia-lyase gives MLTVEKFEEASEVVHQVIQQTKLVYSDYFSRQTGNKVYFKPENMQLTGAYKLRGAYYKISTLSEEERQKGLITASAGNHAQGVAYAAKCYGVKAVIVMPTTTPLIKVERTKSYGAEVILYGDVYDEACAHALELADQEGYTFIHPFNDLAVATGQGTIAMEIIQELPLVDYILVPIGGGGLAAGVSTLAKLLNFHIKVIGVEPSGANCMQVSLKNEEVTTLPHVSTIADGTAVQTPGDLIFPYVQENIDDIITVNDDELIAAFLDMVENHKMIVENSGLLTVAALKHLNVKNKKIVSILSGGNMDVITMSSVVQHGLIQRDRIFTVSVRLPDRAGELVRVATVIANQQGNIIKLDHNQFVSTNRNAAVELKITMEAFGTEHKQQIMKALKAAGYEMQMVTANL, from the coding sequence ATGCTTACAGTAGAAAAATTTGAAGAGGCGTCAGAAGTAGTACACCAGGTAATTCAGCAGACAAAGCTGGTGTACAGTGATTATTTCAGCAGACAGACAGGAAACAAAGTCTATTTTAAACCGGAGAACATGCAGCTGACTGGTGCTTACAAGCTTAGAGGAGCGTACTATAAAATTAGTACGCTGTCGGAGGAAGAGCGCCAAAAGGGACTGATTACTGCCTCAGCTGGCAACCATGCGCAGGGGGTGGCCTATGCCGCTAAATGTTATGGGGTAAAGGCCGTGATTGTAATGCCTACCACAACACCTTTGATTAAGGTAGAGCGCACCAAAAGTTATGGAGCAGAGGTGATTCTCTACGGTGATGTTTATGACGAAGCCTGTGCCCATGCTCTGGAACTGGCAGACCAAGAGGGATATACCTTCATTCATCCGTTTAACGATTTGGCAGTGGCTACTGGACAGGGGACGATTGCCATGGAGATTATACAGGAGCTCCCCTTGGTGGACTATATTTTAGTGCCTATCGGTGGCGGCGGTTTGGCAGCGGGTGTTTCGACTTTGGCGAAACTTTTGAATTTCCACATCAAAGTGATTGGAGTGGAGCCGTCAGGGGCGAATTGTATGCAGGTATCCTTGAAAAATGAAGAGGTGACGACTCTTCCCCATGTAAGTACCATTGCAGATGGAACAGCAGTTCAAACTCCAGGAGATCTGATCTTTCCATATGTTCAAGAGAACATAGATGATATCATCACAGTCAATGATGATGAATTGATCGCCGCGTTTTTAGATATGGTGGAGAACCATAAGATGATCGTGGAAAATTCAGGATTGTTAACTGTGGCAGCGTTGAAACATCTGAATGTGAAAAACAAGAAGATTGTCTCGATTCTCAGCGGAGGCAATATGGATGTGATTACCATGTCTTCGGTAGTCCAACATGGACTAATTCAAAGAGATCGAATTTTCACTGTGTCAGTGCGTTTGCCTGATCGGGCCGGAGAGCTGGTGAGAGTGGCTACGGTGATTGCCAATCAGCAGGGAAATATTATCAAATTGGATCATAATCAGTTCGTCAGTACGAATCGAAATGCTGCAGTGGAGTTAAAAATTACCATGGAAGCATTTGGAACTGAGCACAAGCAGCAGATCATGAAGGCTCTGAAAGCAGCAGGGTATGAAATGCAGATGGTGACTGCTAATTTATAA